The Kitasatospora paranensis genome has a window encoding:
- a CDS encoding diacylglycerol/lipid kinase family protein produces MRALLVVNPKATTTSGRTRDVLIHALRSDLKLEVAETQYRGHAGDLARRAAEDGWVDLVVALGGDGTVNEVVNGLLAHGPSERVPRLAVVPGGSTNVFARALGLPNDPVEATGALLDALEQRRERAIGLGKAFTEGEPDRWFTFTAGLGFDAGVVGRVEEQRRSGRKSTHALYVNQALRHYVTEREHRRRGPITLEINGLEPVPGLVLSIVSNTSPWTYLGSRPVLPSPRASFETHLDIFGITRMTAFGTARTVRQILRSHTPADGQAEAPGPTGKHVVSYHDVRHFTLVSQEPAPFQVDGDHLGDRSRVSFTGVRRALRVIV; encoded by the coding sequence ATGCGCGCTCTCCTGGTCGTGAACCCGAAGGCGACCACCACCAGTGGACGCACCCGCGACGTGCTGATCCACGCCCTGCGCAGCGACCTCAAGCTGGAGGTCGCCGAGACGCAGTACCGCGGCCACGCGGGCGACCTGGCCCGCCGGGCGGCCGAGGACGGCTGGGTGGACCTGGTGGTGGCGCTGGGCGGCGACGGCACGGTGAACGAGGTGGTGAACGGCCTCCTGGCGCACGGTCCCTCGGAGCGGGTGCCGCGGCTGGCGGTGGTGCCGGGCGGTTCGACCAACGTGTTCGCGCGGGCGCTCGGCCTGCCGAACGATCCGGTGGAGGCCACCGGCGCGCTGCTCGACGCGCTGGAGCAGCGCCGGGAGCGCGCGATCGGACTCGGCAAGGCCTTCACCGAGGGGGAGCCGGACCGCTGGTTCACCTTCACCGCGGGGCTGGGGTTCGACGCCGGCGTGGTCGGCCGGGTCGAGGAGCAGCGCAGGTCGGGGCGGAAGTCCACGCACGCGCTCTACGTCAACCAGGCGCTCCGGCACTACGTCACCGAGCGTGAACACCGCCGGAGAGGCCCGATCACCCTGGAGATCAACGGCCTGGAGCCGGTGCCGGGGCTGGTTCTGTCGATAGTTTCCAACACTTCCCCATGGACGTACCTGGGCAGCCGCCCGGTGCTGCCGTCGCCCCGGGCGTCCTTCGAGACGCACCTCGACATCTTCGGCATCACCCGGATGACGGCGTTCGGCACCGCTCGAACGGTCCGTCAGATTCTGCGGTCGCACACGCCTGCGGACGGGCAGGCGGAAGCCCCCGGGCCCACCGGGAAGCACGTCGTCTCCTATCACGACGTCCGACACTTCACCTTGGTTTCACAGGAACCGGCCCCGTTCCAGGTCGACGGGGACCACCTTGGAGACAGGAGTCGCGTCAGTTTCACAGGCGTTCGGCGGGCACTGCGTGTGATTGTGTGA
- a CDS encoding RNA polymerase sigma factor SigF — translation MTQPTDPTPEQPAVTADAATEAVPPAAAPAAVRGAVPAQGHRSAAPDREAARALFVRLSQLPEGSTERVEIRNQLVRMHIPLVEHLARRFRNRGEPLDDLTQVATIGLIKSVDRFDHERGVEFSTYATPTIVGEIKRHFRDKGWAVRVPRRLQELRLSLTTATSELSQRHGRSPTVHELAEHLGISEEDVLEGLESANAYSTLSLDVPDSDDESPAVADTLGATDEALEGVEYRESLKPLLAQLPPREQKILVLRFFRNMTQSQIAAEVGISQMHVSRLLARTLAQLREKLLVEE, via the coding sequence ATGACCCAGCCGACCGATCCGACACCGGAGCAGCCCGCCGTCACGGCGGACGCGGCCACGGAGGCGGTGCCGCCGGCGGCCGCCCCGGCGGCCGTCCGCGGCGCGGTGCCCGCGCAGGGCCACCGCTCGGCGGCTCCGGACCGCGAGGCCGCCCGGGCGCTGTTCGTCCGGCTGTCCCAGCTGCCCGAGGGCTCGACGGAGCGGGTGGAGATCCGCAACCAGCTGGTGCGGATGCACATCCCGCTGGTGGAGCACCTGGCCCGGCGCTTCCGCAACCGCGGCGAGCCGCTGGACGACCTCACCCAGGTCGCCACCATCGGCCTGATCAAGTCCGTGGACCGCTTCGACCACGAGCGCGGGGTGGAGTTCTCCACCTACGCGACGCCGACCATCGTGGGCGAGATCAAGCGGCACTTCCGGGACAAGGGCTGGGCCGTCCGGGTGCCGCGCCGGCTCCAGGAGCTGCGGCTGTCGCTGACCACGGCGACCAGCGAGCTCTCCCAGCGGCACGGCCGCTCGCCCACGGTGCACGAGCTGGCCGAACACCTCGGGATCTCCGAGGAGGACGTGCTGGAGGGCCTGGAGTCCGCCAACGCGTACTCCACGCTCTCGCTGGACGTGCCGGACAGCGACGACGAGTCGCCGGCCGTCGCGGACACCCTGGGCGCCACGGACGAGGCGCTGGAGGGCGTCGAGTACCGCGAGTCGCTCAAGCCGCTGCTCGCCCAACTGCCGCCGCGCGAGCAGAAGATCCTCGTGCTGCGGTTCTTCCGGAACATGACCCAGTCGCAGATCGCGGCGGAGGTCGGGATCTCGCAGATGCACGTCTCCCGGCTGCTCGCCCGGACACTGGCGCAGCTGCGGGAGAAGCTCCTCGTGGAGGAGTGA
- a CDS encoding anti-sigma regulatory factor — protein sequence MSQIDGEPDVKDFVEVRLPAAGAYLSVLRTATAGLAARLDFTLDEIEDLRIAVDEACAILLQQAVPGSVLSCEFRLVGDSLRITVSAPTTDGRAPERDTFAWTVLSALAGEVDSSVGEDNTVVISLHKKRGGSPAQP from the coding sequence GTGTCCCAGATCGACGGTGAACCCGACGTGAAGGACTTCGTCGAGGTCCGGCTGCCCGCGGCGGGCGCCTACCTCTCGGTGCTGCGAACAGCGACGGCGGGCCTGGCGGCCCGTCTGGACTTCACCCTCGACGAGATCGAGGACCTCCGGATCGCGGTGGACGAGGCCTGCGCCATCCTGCTCCAGCAGGCGGTGCCCGGCTCCGTGCTCAGCTGCGAGTTCCGGTTGGTCGGCGACTCGCTCAGGATCACCGTGTCGGCCCCGACGACCGACGGCCGCGCCCCCGAGCGGGACACCTTCGCCTGGACGGTGCTCTCCGCGCTGGCCGGCGAGGTCGACTCCTCGGTCGGCGAGGACAACACGGTCGTCATCAGCCTGCACAAGAAGCGCGGCGGGTCCCCTGCCCAGCCGTAG
- a CDS encoding GNAT family N-acetyltransferase — translation MIRTATATDVPVIHAMIRELAEYERALPEAKATEQQLHDALFGEHPAVFGLIAEDDTTGEPVGFALWFRNFSTWRGVHGIYLEDLYVRPSSRGGGHGRALLTELARICVERGYSRLEWSVLDWNEPSIGFYKSLGAVPMDEWTVFRLTDGALAELGGDGR, via the coding sequence ATGATCCGCACCGCCACCGCGACCGACGTCCCCGTCATCCACGCCATGATCCGCGAGCTCGCGGAGTACGAGCGGGCCCTGCCCGAGGCGAAGGCCACCGAGCAGCAGCTGCACGACGCGCTGTTCGGGGAGCACCCGGCCGTGTTCGGCCTGATCGCGGAGGACGACACCACCGGTGAGCCGGTCGGCTTCGCCCTGTGGTTCCGCAACTTCTCGACCTGGCGCGGCGTGCACGGCATCTATCTGGAGGACCTCTACGTCCGCCCGTCCAGCCGCGGCGGCGGCCACGGCAGGGCGCTGCTGACCGAGCTGGCCCGGATCTGCGTCGAGCGCGGCTACTCCCGGCTGGAGTGGTCGGTGCTCGACTGGAACGAGCCGTCGATCGGCTTCTACAAGTCGCTCGGCGCCGTCCCGATGGACGAGTGGACGGTGTTCCGGCTGACCGACGGGGCGCTCGCCGAGCTCGGCGGCGACGGTCGTTAG
- a CDS encoding nuclear transport factor 2 family protein, producing MSTAAASTAFDTDALRRGIEQHDASALLALYADEAEIRMVDRRTQPSHPMVMHGRSAISDMLTDVYGRDMTHTLEQVVVDGDRVAFMESCRYPDGTRVLATSMADLRDGRIIDQTSIQAWDEE from the coding sequence ATGAGCACCGCGGCGGCATCGACCGCCTTCGACACGGACGCCCTGCGCCGGGGCATCGAGCAGCACGACGCGTCGGCCCTGCTGGCGCTGTACGCCGACGAGGCCGAGATCCGGATGGTCGACCGGCGGACCCAACCCAGCCACCCGATGGTGATGCACGGCCGGTCGGCGATCTCCGACATGCTGACCGACGTCTACGGCCGCGACATGACCCACACCCTGGAACAGGTGGTGGTGGACGGCGACCGGGTCGCCTTCATGGAGTCCTGCCGCTACCCGGACGGCACCCGGGTGCTGGCCACCTCGATGGCCGACCTGCGCGACGGCCGGATCATCGACCAGACCTCGATCCAGGCCTGGGACGAGGAGTGA
- the sodN gene encoding superoxide dismutase, Ni: MFSRLFAPRATAHAHCDLPCGVYDPAQARIEAESVKATQEKYQANEDPHFRARATVVKEERAELVKHHLSVLHTDYFKAPHFEAYPQLHELFNKAGKAASAAKASTDPATGQALLDLIAEIDRIFWETKKAA, encoded by the coding sequence ATGTTCTCTCGTCTGTTTGCTCCGCGGGCCACTGCGCACGCCCACTGCGACCTGCCCTGCGGCGTGTACGACCCGGCTCAGGCCCGCATCGAGGCCGAGTCCGTGAAGGCCACTCAGGAGAAGTACCAGGCCAACGAGGACCCGCACTTCCGTGCGCGCGCCACCGTCGTCAAGGAGGAGCGCGCCGAGCTGGTCAAGCACCACCTCTCCGTGCTGCACACGGACTACTTCAAGGCCCCGCACTTCGAGGCCTACCCGCAGCTGCACGAGCTGTTCAACAAGGCCGGCAAGGCCGCCTCGGCCGCCAAGGCGTCCACGGACCCGGCCACCGGCCAGGCCCTGCTCGACCTGATCGCCGAGATCGACCGGATCTTCTGGGAGACCAAGAAGGCCGCCTGA
- the sodX gene encoding nickel-type superoxide dismutase maturation protease, with translation MAEETERGPVGGLLPFGVIDVAGPSMRPTLRDGDQVVVRYGARIRPGAVVVVRHPLRQDLLVVKRAAERRRGGWWLLSDNPLVTTDSREFGVVPDDLVLGRVLLRYWPRPRVLGSR, from the coding sequence ATGGCCGAGGAGACGGAGCGCGGACCGGTCGGCGGGCTGCTGCCGTTCGGTGTGATCGACGTGGCGGGGCCCTCGATGCGGCCCACCCTGCGCGACGGCGACCAGGTGGTCGTCCGGTACGGCGCGCGGATCAGGCCGGGGGCGGTGGTGGTCGTCCGGCACCCGCTGCGGCAGGACCTGCTGGTGGTGAAGCGGGCCGCCGAGCGGCGCCGCGGCGGCTGGTGGCTGCTGTCGGACAACCCGCTGGTGACGACCGACAGCCGCGAGTTCGGCGTGGTGCCGGACGACCTGGTGCTGGGGCGGGTCCTGCTGCGGTACTGGCCGCGCCCGCGGGTGCTGGGCAGCCGCTGA
- a CDS encoding CGNR zinc finger domain-containing protein, protein MELASYADYAVRLVNTEEPDRGTDTLTTVDAVRALFGPSSRGASLAEEADLPRLRAVRTRLRGVFEAAAEGDEIRGVDLLNSLMVEYPVSPLVSGHDYLDEAGRPRWHLHLADNAATATANFTAVACMGLAIHLTELGADRLGICQAAPCRNAYLDTSTNRSRRYCSDRCATRANVAAYRARKREEAARTAIGQA, encoded by the coding sequence GTGGAGCTCGCCTCGTACGCCGACTACGCCGTCCGGCTGGTGAACACCGAGGAACCGGACCGCGGGACGGACACGCTGACCACGGTCGACGCCGTGCGCGCCCTGTTCGGCCCCTCCTCGCGCGGCGCCTCGCTCGCCGAGGAGGCCGACCTGCCCCGGCTGCGGGCCGTCCGCACCCGGCTGCGCGGCGTCTTCGAGGCCGCCGCCGAGGGCGACGAGATCCGTGGCGTCGACCTGCTGAACAGCCTCATGGTCGAGTACCCGGTCAGCCCGCTGGTCTCCGGCCACGACTACCTCGACGAGGCCGGGCGGCCGCGCTGGCACCTGCACCTCGCCGACAACGCGGCCACCGCGACCGCCAACTTCACCGCGGTCGCCTGCATGGGCCTGGCCATCCACCTCACCGAGCTGGGCGCCGACCGCCTGGGCATCTGCCAGGCCGCCCCCTGCCGCAACGCCTACCTGGACACCTCCACCAACCGGTCCCGGCGGTACTGCTCCGACCGCTGCGCCACCCGCGCCAACGTCGCCGCCTACCGGGCCCGCAAGCGCGAGGAGGCGGCCCGCACCGCGATCGGCCAGGCCTGA
- a CDS encoding amino acid ABC transporter ATP-binding protein produces the protein MTDLDKTPAATSGVMVRAEQVHKSYGLIEVLKGIDLEVRSGEVFVLVGPSGSGKSTFLRCINHLEKINAGRLWVDGDLVGYRQKGERLYELKDSEVARQRRDIGMVFQHFNLFPHMTALENVIEAPVQVKGESRADAKARGMALLERVGLAEKAKNYPSQLSGGQQQRVAIARALAMEPKLMLFDEPTSALDPELVGEVLDVMRGLADEGMTMIVVTHEMGFAREVGDALVFMDGGVVVESGNPREVLTNPQHERTRSFLSKVL, from the coding sequence ATGACGGATCTGGACAAGACCCCGGCGGCCACGAGCGGCGTGATGGTCCGGGCCGAGCAGGTGCACAAGTCGTACGGCCTGATCGAGGTCCTCAAGGGCATCGACCTGGAGGTGCGCAGCGGCGAGGTGTTCGTGCTGGTCGGCCCGTCCGGGTCCGGCAAGTCGACCTTCCTGCGGTGCATCAACCACCTGGAGAAGATCAACGCCGGCCGGCTCTGGGTCGACGGCGACCTGGTGGGCTACCGGCAGAAGGGCGAGCGGCTCTACGAGCTCAAGGACAGCGAGGTCGCCCGCCAGCGCCGTGACATCGGCATGGTGTTCCAGCACTTCAACCTGTTCCCGCACATGACCGCGCTGGAGAACGTCATCGAGGCGCCGGTGCAGGTCAAGGGCGAGTCCCGGGCCGACGCCAAGGCCCGCGGCATGGCGCTGCTGGAGCGGGTCGGGCTCGCCGAGAAGGCGAAGAACTACCCCTCCCAGCTCTCCGGCGGCCAGCAGCAGCGGGTGGCGATCGCCCGCGCCCTGGCCATGGAGCCCAAGCTGATGCTCTTCGACGAGCCCACCTCGGCGCTCGACCCGGAGCTCGTCGGCGAGGTGCTGGACGTCATGCGCGGCCTCGCCGACGAGGGCATGACGATGATCGTGGTGACCCACGAGATGGGCTTCGCCCGCGAGGTGGGCGACGCCCTGGTGTTCATGGACGGCGGTGTGGTCGTCGAGTCCGGCAACCCCCGCGAGGTGCTCACCAACCCGCAGCACGAGCGGACCAGGTCCTTCCTGTCCAAGGTGCTCTGA
- a CDS encoding amino acid ABC transporter permease, with the protein MNPNDQGQVTPGRPETIKAVPVRHPGRWAGAIVVAVLAAMLIHALVTNPAFEWSVVGDTLFNSQILHGVVVTLELTALAMVMGVVGGIVLAVMRLSPNPLLSGVAWIYIWIFRGTPVIVQLVFWNFLAAIWPNLSIGIPFGPSFASGSTNSLIPVFVAALLGLGLNEAAYMAEIVRGGLQSVSEGQTEAAHALGMSQFKTMRRIVLPQAMRVIIPPTGNETISMLKTSSLASVIALEELYQAGHNIFSRTFQTIPVLIAVSMWYLFMTSILTVGQYYIERHYARGANRTLPPTPLQRLRLLFRGKPTPPPAPLPSAGIHGGGNLS; encoded by the coding sequence GTGAACCCTAACGATCAGGGGCAGGTGACACCGGGACGGCCTGAGACCATCAAGGCCGTCCCGGTCCGCCACCCCGGACGCTGGGCCGGAGCCATCGTCGTCGCGGTCCTCGCGGCGATGCTGATCCACGCCCTCGTGACCAACCCCGCGTTCGAGTGGAGTGTCGTCGGCGACACCCTGTTCAACTCGCAGATCCTGCACGGTGTCGTGGTCACCCTGGAGCTCACCGCCCTCGCCATGGTCATGGGCGTGGTCGGCGGCATCGTCCTCGCGGTGATGCGGCTCTCCCCCAACCCGCTGCTGTCCGGCGTCGCCTGGATCTACATCTGGATCTTCCGCGGCACCCCGGTCATCGTGCAGCTGGTCTTCTGGAACTTCCTCGCGGCCATCTGGCCGAACCTGTCGATCGGCATCCCGTTCGGGCCGTCCTTCGCGTCCGGGTCGACCAACTCGCTCATCCCCGTGTTCGTCGCCGCCCTGCTCGGCCTCGGCCTGAACGAGGCCGCCTACATGGCGGAGATCGTCCGCGGCGGCCTGCAGTCCGTGAGCGAGGGCCAGACCGAGGCCGCGCACGCCCTCGGCATGAGCCAGTTCAAGACCATGCGCCGGATCGTCCTCCCGCAGGCCATGCGGGTGATCATCCCGCCGACCGGCAACGAGACCATCTCCATGCTGAAGACCTCGTCCCTGGCGAGCGTCATCGCCCTGGAGGAGCTCTACCAGGCCGGCCACAACATCTTCTCCCGGACGTTCCAGACCATCCCGGTCCTGATCGCCGTGAGCATGTGGTACCTCTTCATGACCTCGATCCTCACCGTCGGGCAGTACTACATCGAGCGGCACTACGCCCGCGGCGCGAACCGCACCCTGCCGCCCACCCCGCTGCAGCGGCTGCGGCTGCTCTTCCGCGGCAAGCCGACCCCGCCGCCCGCCCCGCTGCCGAGCGCCGGCATCCACGGCGGAGGGAACCTGTCATGA
- a CDS encoding ABC transporter substrate-binding protein has product MTARTLRPRIVAAGAALAAGTLLLTACGSSGSSTASGAPSAVGTVKAASADPSLAALVPADVKSGGKLVVAADASYAPNEFKDDKGNIVGMDVDLANAIAAKLGLKADVQNADFTSIIPGISAKKYQLGMSSFTDTKEREKTVDMVTYFSAGSAVAVKKGNPDKIDAKDLCGKKVAVQTGTTQADEIKDTRNPDCTKAGKPTIPGDGDKFSLQTDVTQALVAGRDQAMMADSPVIDYALKQTNGQLEKVGDTYDSAPYGIVVAKGSDLGKAVQGAVQSLIADGTYKSILDKWGVSAGAVTQSQINAAQS; this is encoded by the coding sequence ATGACCGCTCGCACCCTGCGCCCCCGCATCGTCGCGGCAGGCGCCGCACTCGCAGCCGGCACCCTGCTCCTCACCGCGTGTGGCAGCTCCGGCTCGTCGACCGCCTCCGGCGCCCCCAGCGCGGTCGGCACCGTCAAGGCCGCCAGCGCCGACCCGTCGCTCGCCGCGCTCGTCCCGGCGGACGTGAAGTCCGGCGGCAAGCTGGTGGTCGCTGCCGACGCGTCCTACGCGCCCAACGAGTTCAAGGACGACAAGGGCAACATCGTCGGCATGGACGTGGACCTGGCCAACGCCATCGCCGCGAAGCTGGGCCTGAAGGCGGACGTGCAGAACGCCGACTTCACCTCGATCATCCCGGGCATCTCCGCCAAGAAGTACCAGCTCGGCATGAGCTCCTTCACCGACACGAAGGAGCGCGAGAAGACCGTCGACATGGTCACCTACTTCTCCGCGGGCAGCGCCGTCGCGGTCAAGAAGGGCAACCCCGACAAGATCGACGCCAAGGACCTCTGCGGCAAGAAGGTCGCCGTCCAGACCGGCACCACGCAGGCCGACGAGATCAAGGACACCCGCAACCCGGACTGCACCAAGGCCGGCAAGCCGACCATCCCGGGCGACGGCGACAAGTTCTCGCTGCAGACCGACGTCACCCAGGCCCTGGTGGCCGGCCGCGACCAGGCGATGATGGCCGACTCCCCGGTCATCGACTACGCGCTGAAGCAGACCAACGGCCAGCTGGAGAAGGTCGGCGACACCTACGACAGCGCGCCGTACGGCATCGTCGTGGCCAAGGGCTCGGACCTCGGCAAGGCCGTCCAGGGCGCCGTGCAGTCGCTGATCGCCGACGGCACCTACAAGTCGATCCTCGACAAGTGGGGCGTCTCGGCCGGCGCCGTCACGCAGTCGCAGATCAACGCCGCGCAGAGCTGA
- a CDS encoding ABC transporter substrate-binding protein translates to MHAIAPIPARAVAAGAAVTAGVLLLTACSSIGGTKSNDSLHDRLPAKIRDAGVLKIASDVNYAPVEFKGQDGEATGIDPDLAQAIGKRLGVKVEIADTAFDKTIPGLQAKEFDAVMSAMTDNRQRRDGTDADGKQVNPGVDFVDYLIVGSSILVPKGNPAGITKLDDLCGHTIALQRGTTQADIVDRQKAACQRNHNPVTVHLFENDTQALAEVASHRADADMNDLPVAAYLAAKGGPGGAKFEVSGPQLQPAPYGIAVAKDNTELRDVLVKAINAMIHDGEYDAILAKWNVSAAAVQSAVVNGGF, encoded by the coding sequence ATGCACGCCATCGCCCCCATACCCGCCCGCGCCGTCGCCGCCGGAGCAGCTGTCACTGCCGGCGTCCTGCTCCTCACCGCCTGCAGCAGCATCGGCGGCACGAAGAGCAACGACAGCCTGCACGACCGGCTGCCGGCGAAGATCCGGGACGCCGGCGTGCTGAAGATCGCCTCGGACGTCAACTACGCACCGGTGGAGTTCAAGGGCCAGGACGGCGAGGCGACCGGCATCGACCCGGATCTCGCCCAGGCGATCGGCAAGCGGCTCGGGGTGAAGGTGGAGATCGCGGACACCGCGTTCGACAAGACCATCCCGGGGCTCCAGGCCAAGGAGTTCGACGCGGTGATGTCGGCGATGACCGACAACCGCCAGCGCCGTGACGGCACCGACGCCGACGGCAAGCAGGTCAACCCGGGCGTGGACTTCGTGGACTACCTGATCGTGGGCTCCTCGATCCTCGTCCCCAAGGGCAACCCGGCCGGCATCACCAAGCTGGACGACCTCTGCGGCCACACCATCGCGCTCCAGCGCGGCACCACCCAGGCCGACATCGTGGACCGCCAGAAGGCCGCCTGCCAGCGCAACCACAACCCGGTCACCGTCCACCTGTTCGAGAACGACACCCAGGCGCTGGCCGAGGTCGCGTCCCATCGGGCCGACGCCGACATGAACGACCTCCCGGTGGCCGCCTACCTCGCGGCCAAGGGCGGCCCCGGCGGCGCCAAGTTCGAGGTGTCCGGCCCGCAGCTGCAGCCCGCGCCCTACGGCATCGCGGTGGCCAAGGACAACACCGAGCTGCGGGACGTGCTGGTGAAGGCGATCAACGCGATGATCCACGACGGCGAGTACGACGCCATTCTCGCCAAGTGGAACGTGTCGGCCGCGGCCGTCCAGAGCGCCGTGGTCAACGGCGGCTTCTGA
- a CDS encoding NAD(P)-dependent malic enzyme: MAAEIIHPNTQDTDDPVDAVFALHRGGKMEVRATVPVRDADDLSLAYTPGVARVCTAIAEQPELVNDYTWKANTVAVVTDGTAVLGLGDIGPEASLPVMEGKAILFKQFGGVDAVPIALACTDVDEIVETVVRLAPSFGGVNLEDISAPRCFEIERRLQDALDIPIFHDDQHGTAIVTTAALWNAAKVTGREIGSLRAVISGAGAAGIAIAKMLVAAGIGDVAVCDRRGVVYEGRGDLTDVKAEIAALTNRSGVKGSLADALDGADVFIGVSGGTVPEDVVATMAKGCFVFAMANPNPEIHPEVAHRYAAVVATGRSDFPNQINNVLAFPGIFAGALQVRATRITEGMKLAAAKALAAVVADELTPQKVIPSPFDERVAPAVTKAVAEAARAEGVARR; encoded by the coding sequence GTGGCAGCGGAGATCATCCACCCCAATACGCAGGACACCGACGATCCGGTCGACGCCGTCTTCGCGCTGCACCGCGGCGGCAAGATGGAGGTCCGGGCCACCGTTCCGGTGCGCGACGCGGACGACCTGTCCCTCGCCTACACGCCGGGTGTGGCCCGGGTCTGCACCGCCATCGCCGAGCAGCCCGAGCTGGTGAACGACTACACCTGGAAGGCCAACACGGTCGCCGTCGTCACGGACGGCACCGCCGTCCTCGGCCTCGGCGACATCGGCCCGGAGGCGTCGCTGCCCGTCATGGAGGGCAAGGCGATCCTCTTCAAGCAGTTCGGCGGCGTGGACGCCGTCCCGATCGCGCTCGCCTGCACCGATGTCGACGAGATCGTCGAGACGGTCGTCCGGCTGGCGCCGTCCTTCGGCGGCGTCAACCTGGAGGACATCTCGGCGCCGCGCTGCTTCGAGATCGAGCGCAGACTCCAGGACGCCCTGGACATCCCGATCTTCCACGACGACCAGCACGGCACCGCGATCGTCACCACCGCGGCCCTGTGGAACGCGGCCAAGGTGACGGGCCGGGAGATCGGCAGCCTGCGCGCGGTCATCTCCGGCGCCGGCGCCGCGGGCATCGCGATCGCCAAGATGCTGGTCGCCGCCGGCATCGGCGACGTGGCCGTCTGCGACCGCCGCGGCGTCGTGTACGAGGGCCGCGGCGACCTCACCGACGTCAAGGCGGAGATCGCCGCCCTGACCAACCGTTCCGGGGTCAAGGGCTCGCTGGCCGACGCGCTGGACGGCGCCGACGTCTTCATCGGCGTCTCCGGCGGCACCGTCCCCGAGGACGTCGTCGCCACCATGGCGAAGGGCTGCTTCGTCTTCGCGATGGCCAACCCGAACCCGGAGATCCACCCCGAGGTCGCCCACCGGTACGCGGCCGTGGTGGCCACCGGCCGCTCCGACTTCCCCAACCAGATCAACAACGTGCTGGCCTTCCCCGGCATCTTCGCCGGCGCCCTCCAGGTCCGGGCCACCCGGATCACCGAGGGCATGAAGCTGGCCGCGGCCAAGGCGCTCGCCGCCGTCGTCGCCGACGAGCTGACGCCGCAGAAGGTGATCCCCTCGCCGTTCGACGAGCGGGTCGCGCCGGCCGTCACCAAGGCCGTCGCCGAGGCCGCCCGTGCCGAGGGCGTGGCACGCAGGTAG
- a CDS encoding zinc-binding dehydrogenase, with amino-acid sequence MFAAYAARIDADDPLSALELGELPEPVAREGWSTVTVKAATLNHHDLWSLRGVGLPAERLPMILGCDAAGIDEHGNEVVLHSVIGQSGHGVGPTEPRSLLTERYQGTFAQQVVVPTWNLLPKPAELSFEEAACLPTAWLTAYRMLFTNAGVKPGDTVLVQGAGGGVSTALVVLGKAAGLRVWVTGRDEAKRARAVALGADAAFESGARLPERVDAVMETVGAATWSHSVKSLRPGGTIVISGATSGPNPTSVELTRIFFLELKVVGSTMGTKEELAGLLALCAHSGVRPVIDSVLPLTEAREGFARLAEGEVFGKIVLNP; translated from the coding sequence ATGTTTGCTGCCTATGCCGCACGTATCGACGCCGACGACCCGCTGAGCGCGCTCGAACTGGGCGAACTGCCCGAGCCGGTCGCCCGCGAGGGCTGGAGCACGGTGACGGTGAAGGCCGCCACCCTCAACCACCACGACCTGTGGTCCCTGCGCGGGGTGGGCCTGCCCGCCGAGCGGCTGCCGATGATCCTCGGCTGCGACGCCGCCGGGATCGACGAGCACGGCAACGAGGTCGTCCTGCACTCCGTCATCGGCCAGAGCGGGCACGGCGTCGGACCCACCGAGCCGCGCTCCCTGCTGACCGAGCGCTACCAGGGCACGTTCGCCCAGCAGGTCGTGGTGCCGACCTGGAACCTGCTGCCCAAGCCCGCCGAGCTCAGCTTCGAGGAGGCCGCCTGCCTGCCGACGGCCTGGCTGACGGCCTATCGGATGCTGTTCACCAACGCCGGCGTCAAGCCCGGCGACACCGTCCTCGTGCAGGGGGCCGGCGGCGGCGTGTCCACCGCGCTGGTGGTCCTCGGCAAGGCGGCCGGCCTGCGGGTCTGGGTCACCGGCCGGGACGAGGCCAAGCGCGCCCGGGCCGTCGCGCTCGGCGCGGACGCGGCGTTCGAGAGCGGCGCCCGGCTGCCCGAGCGGGTCGACGCGGTGATGGAGACGGTCGGCGCCGCCACCTGGTCGCACTCCGTCAAGTCGCTGCGCCCGGGCGGCACCATCGTCATCTCCGGCGCCACGTCCGGGCCCAACCCGACGTCGGTCGAACTGACCCGGATCTTCTTCCTGGAGCTCAAGGTGGTCGGCTCGACCATGGGCACCAAGGAGGAGCTGGCCGGCCTGCTCGCGCTCTGCGCCCACAGCGGCGTCCGGCCGGTCATCGACTCGGTGCTGCCGCTGACCGAGGCGCGCGAGGGCTTCGCCCGGCTGGCCGAGGGCGAGGTCTTCGGCAAGATCGTCCTGAACCCGTAG